Proteins co-encoded in one Capsicum annuum cultivar UCD-10X-F1 chromosome 9, UCD10Xv1.1, whole genome shotgun sequence genomic window:
- the LOC107842443 gene encoding uncharacterized protein LOC107842443 (The sequence of the model RefSeq protein was modified relative to this genomic sequence to represent the inferred CDS: added 12 bases not found in genome assembly), with the protein MASKLLMITVFVLDVIAFALAIAAEQRRSTATIKTDSEQVYDYCVYDSDISTGLGVGAFLFLMVSQIIIMVASRCFCCGKALSPGGSRGCAVLFFIMCWVTFFIAEVCLLAGSVRNAYHTKYRSSSLFFNDKPLSCETVRKGVFAAGAAFIFFTSIISKFYYVFYSKANGGPSLYGGEAGVGMAAYK; encoded by the exons ATGGCTTCGAAGTTGTTAATGATCACTGTCTTTGTTTTGGATGTAATTGCTTTTGCTTTGGCTATTGCTGCTGAACAGAGAAGGAGCACT GCCACAATAAAAACAGATAGCGAGCAGGTGTATGATTATTGTGTTTATGACTCTGACATCTCAACTGGACTGGGTGTTGGTGCCTTCTTATTTCTCATGGTCAGTCAAATCATTATAATGGTGGCTAGTCGTTGCTTTTGTTGTGGAAAGGCTTTGAGTCCCGGTGGTTCAAGGGGTTGTGCTGTTCTTTTCTTCATCATGTGCTG GGTTACATTTTTCATTGCTGAGGTGTGCTTGCTGGCTGGTTCTGTTAGGAACGCGTACCACACCAAGTATAGATCATCATCGCTCTTTTTCAACGATAAGCCTCTATCTTGTGAGACCGTGAGAAAAGGAGTTTTTGCAGCTGGAGCCgctttcattttcttcaccaGCATAATCTCAAAGTTTTATTATGTGTTTTACTCTAAGGCTAACGGTGGCCCCAGCCTATATGGTGGAGAAGCCGGTGTGGGGATGGCA